The stretch of DNA CTCGAGTTCTGCCCGCTCCACGGTGACCGCCATGCACACACAGTAACCACCGCGCTGCGAAAACAAACCACCGCTGCAGCCGTGTCTATCTGCGACGATGTGACTGGAGTTACAGTTACATCCTGGGACAGTTACCTCAGGGCGGTGGTAGCGATGAACCTGTTTCGTGCGGTGGTCCTGATGACACTGTCCACCTGTGCGGCCGCGTATGTGTGCGCCCACCCGCCGCGGGCGGCCGCCCAGCCCCTCGGACCCGAATCCATTCTCCCGTCCCCCATCCTGGACGACGACTTCTTCGGGTGGCCGCCGAACGTCGCGGACTTCGAGGCCGGCGAGATCATCCGCTCGCGGGAAGTGACGCTCCGGGCGATGCCGAACCCGCTGGTGCCGCACCGGGCCCACCAGATCATGGTGCGGTCCAACGATTCCAAGGACCGTCCCGTGCCGGTGACCGCAACGGTGCTGGTGCCCGCGGCGGAGTGGACTGCGCCGGGTCCGCGACCGGTGGTCGACTACAACATGCCCATCGACTCGCTGGGCGCCCGCTGCACCCCGTCCTACAAGATGGTGCACGACTGGCAGACCCTCGACCTGGACATCCCGCCGGTGCTGTCGCTGTTCCTCGCGAAGAACTACGCGGTACTCGTGCCCGATCACCAGGGCCCCCGGATGGCGTACAGCGCGGGACGGATGGCGGGTCATGCCGTGCTCGACAGCATCCGCGGCATGAGGCAGCTTCCCGGACTCGGGCTGTCGGACAGCCCGGTTCTCGCGACGGGATACAGCGGTGGCGCGATCGCCACCGGCTGGGCGGCGCAACTGCAGCCGACGTACGCGCCGGACGTCGCACTCGCCGGCGCCGCCGCCGGCGGAACACCCGCCGACTTCGGATTGCTCCGTCGGACGATGAACGGCCAGATCGGTTCCGGTCTGTACCTGTCCGCCGTCCTCGGGCTCGCCCGCGAATACCCGGAGATGCTGATGCTGGCGAATCCGCTCGGTGTGGCACTGGCGACGTCGCCGCTGAAGGACCAGTGCATCCTGGCCCTCGCACCTGCCGGGGTCGCCTCGCTGCCCGCCGAACTGTTCGCGGCCGTCCCCGACCCGTTCGGCACTCCCACGGCCCGCGCGGTGGTCGCCGAGAACCGGATGGGCGCGCTCACCCCGGCCGCGCCGGTGCTGCTCTATCACGGATCGTCGCGAGTGTTCCTCGGCGACGAGTGGATTCCGGAGGAAGGGGTGATCACCTTGCAGCAGGAGTGGTGCCGCGGCGGTGCCGACGTCACCTACGCCCCGCAGTTCGGCGAGCACCTCACGGCCGCCGTACTCGCGCTGCCCGAGATGGTGCACTGGATCGACGACCGGCTGGCCGGGGTGCCCGCGCCCGCGGGGTGCCGCTGACCGCTACCCGTGCACGTGCGGCAGCAGCAGATCGGCCTGGCCCACCCCGGCGGCACGCGCCTCGTCGAGCCACTTCGCGGTCTGCTCGCGCGCCCGCGTGATCAACTCGTCGGCGTCCCCGAAATCGGCGGGACTCGTGTCCAACGGGCACAGCGGGGGTACCACCCGGATGTCCGCGACGCTCTCGTACCGCTCGATGTCGAGGGCGAGCCGCTGATTGATCGCGAGCGTCACGCCGAGCAACCCCATGCCCAGCGCACTTCCGGGGACCGTCGACAGAGTGCAGGCATATCCGGTGGGAAGCACCCACACGGTCGTCGCACCCAATTCGATCGCATGCGAGATCGGAGTGTTGTTGACGACCCCGCCGTCCATCAGCGCCCGGCCGTCGATCACCACGGGCGGGAGGATGCCGGGCAGCGACGCGCTGGCGGTGACGGCGTCGACGGCAGGCCCCGTCGACAGCCGGACGTCCTTGCCGGTCAGCACGTCGACGGCGATGACGTGCAACGGGATCGGCGCATCCTCCATCCGTTCGAACCGCAGATGCTGCGCCAGCAACTTCCTGATGGCGCGGTTGGAGACCAGATGGTTGCGGAGCCCGACGAACCCGGTGAATCCGGTGAGCAATCCGGCGGGAAACACCGCGCTGCGGGTGAGACCGCGCCACAGGTCGGCCAGTTCGCGCAGATCCGCGTCGGACGAACCCCCGGCCAGCCACGCACCGTTGAGCGCACCGACGGACGTGCCGACGATGAGGTCCGGCCGAATGCCCCTGCCGATCAGAGTCTGCAACATTCCGACCTCGATCGCCCCGAGGCTCGCCCCACCCGACAGAACGAAAGCTGTTGTCATGCCGCCACCGTAGCCGGTCAGCCCCGGCGGTACAGGCTCGCGATGTCGGCCGCGAAGCGCTCGGTCACCACGGGACGCTTGATCTTCAGGGTGGCGGTCAGTTCCCCGTCCGCCTCCGTGAGGTCGCGGTCCAGGACGACGAACCGCTTGATCGACTCCGTGTGCGAGACGGTGGTGTTCGCGTCGTCCACGGCGTCCTGCAGGTCTCCGCGCAGTTCCTCGTCGTCGCGCAGGTCCGCCACCGTGGCATCGGACGACTTGCCGTGCGCGGCCTTCCACTTGCCGAACTCCTGCGGATCCACGGTCAGCAGGGCACCGATGAACGGGCGGGCGTCGCCCACCACCACCGCCTGCGAGACGAGGGGGTGCGAGCGCAGCCGGTCCTCGAGAGGACCCGGCGACACGTTCTTGCCGCCGGCGGTGATCAGCAGATCCTTCTTGCGGCCGGTGATGGTGAGATAGCCGCTCTCGTCCAGGTCGCCGAGGTCGCCGGTGCGAAACCAGCCGTCGTCCAGCACTTCCCGGGTGGCGTGTTCGTTGCGCCAGTAGCCACCGAACACGACGCCGCCGCGCAGTTCGATCTCGCCGTCCTCGGCGATGCGCACACTGTTGCCGCCCAGCGGCCGGCCGACCGTCCCGATCTGCTGGGCGCCGGGGACGTTCACGCAGTGCGCGGCCGTCGATTCGGTGAGTCCGTAGCCCTCGTAGACCGGCACTCCGATGCCGCGGAAGAAATGGCCGAGCCGGGGCATGAGCGCCCCGCCACCCGAGATCGCCCACCAGCAGTCGCCACCCAGGGCGGCACGGAGTTTCGCGTAGACGAGCCTGTCGGCGAGCGCGTGCTCGAGCCGGAGCCGCAGGGGTGCACCGCCCGTGTCCTGGGCCTCGCTGTACGCCACCGCCGTGGCCTCGGCGAAGTCGAAGATCCGTTTCTGCAGGCCACCACCCGACGCCGCCTTGCGGGCCGCACCGTCGCGCACCTTCTCGAACACGCGGGGAACACCGAGGATGGTGTTGGGCCGGAACCGTGCGAATTCACCCGTGACCGTACCGAAGTCGGACCAGTGCGCCTGTGTCGCGCCGCCTTCGAACATCGCCAGCGACACCGCGCGCGCCAGCACGTGCGCCAGCGGAAGGAACGTCAGCACGCGGTTGCCCGGCCGGGCGACGTCGCCGATCGGCGCCGCGAGCAACGACCGCACCTCCGACAGGAAGTTCCGGTGGGTGAGGATGCAGCCCTTGGGACGGCCCGTGGTGCCGGACGTGTACACGAGCGAGGCGAGATCGTTGGCGGTCAGCGCCACGACCCGTTTGAACACCTCGGAATCGTCGATCGACAACCCGTCCTTGATGAGCGTGCCCACCGCGTCCTCGTCGATGGTGAGGATCCGCTTCAGCGTGTAGGGGATGCCGTCACCCTCGAAACTCGACGCGTGGGCCGGGGTCTCCACGAGCGCGGCCACGGCCCCCGAATCCTCGATGATCCACCGGATCTGGTCGTGCGAGGAGGAGTCGTAGATCGGGACGGACGCCGCGCCCGCCGCCCAGATCGCGTAGTCGAGCAGCGACCATTCGAATCGGGTCGACGACAGCAGTGCCACGCGGTCGCCGGGCCGTACCCCGTTGGCGATCAGGCCCTTCGCGACCCCGGTGACGAGTGCGCCGAAGTCCTTGGCCGTCACGTCGACCCACCCGCCGGTCTCCGGTCGCGTGTACATCACCCGGTCCGGGTAGCTCTCGGCATGGGCGAACACCCGGAGTACGGCGTTCTCGTGGTCCGACACGGTGAACGTCGGGGCGCTGGTGTACTCACGCACGGGCGTCGTCTCCGATGCTGCCGTCTGTGTCGCCGCCCTGGCGGAACTTGCGGAGGTGCCGGGCGAAGGCGGCGATCTCGCCGTCCGACCACGAGGCCACTCGGTCGCGGACTTCCTCCACCCGGCGGGCGTCCGCGCCGGCCAGCACCGCGACGCCGCCGTCGGTGAGGCTCAACGGGTGACCGCTGCGGAGCGGTCCCGGCTCGGCGTGTACCCAGCCCTCGTCGATGCAGCCCCGGAGTTGACGCGACACTGTGGATCGGTGCACGCCGAACGCGTCGGAGATCTGAGTGGCCCGGCATCCCGGATTGCGGGCGACGAACGAGAGCAGCGAATGTTGAGCGAACGTCGGGGATCCGACGGGAGGGCGGTCACCGGCGACCAGTTGACGGACGAGGCGGACGAGTTCGTCATGGACGGCCACCACGCCCGACGCGGGCGTTTCCTCCGGCTCGACCTCGTTGTGTTGCACACCGCAACTATATCCGACCACCTTGGCGTCGACCACCCGCACCCCCGATTCCCGTTGTCCTTCGCTCGACTCACGTTCTGCCCATACTGCTACCGAAGCGCCGGAAATTCATTCGGCCGCAAACGTCACACGGTTACAATTGGAGAACGCTTTTCGCGCACCGCTACCGGCCGGACAACGGGCGGCGCCGGAAAATCCGTTGCGACCGGCGGCCCGGCCGATGCACTGTGTGCGCATGCTGATCAGACGCGAGAACGCAGGCGACGTCGACGCCGTGGCCGAGGTGCACCGGCAGGCGTTCGACGGCAACGCTCCCGTCGAGGTCGAACTCGTGACCCGGTTGCGGTCGAGCGACGACTGGATTCCGCAACTGGCTCTCGTCGCCGAAATCGACGGAACCGTCGTCGGCCACGTCTGCCTGACCCGTGCGACCGTAGACGCCACCGATGTACTCGCACTCGGCCCGATCGGCGTCCTCCCCGGTCACCAGCGCGACGGGGTGGGTTCGGCGCTGATGCACGCCGTGCTCGGCGGCGCCGACGCCAGGGACGAACCGCTCGTCGCACTGCTCGGTCACCTCGACTACTACCCGCGCTTCGGCTTCGTCTCCGGAACGTCGGTCGGGATCGAGCCGGATCAGCCGTCGTGGTCGTCCCACTTCCAGGTCCGCCGGCTCGCATGCTGGGATCCGGCCGTCACCGGCACGTTCCGGTACGCGACGCCCTTCTACGACCTGTGACGGCGAATCCGCTGGTAGTTTGAGGTGGAACATGTCACGGGGGTGAAGCGGGAACCGAGGTAGGGAAACGATGGAGAACGCGGCCGAGGACGCCAGGGCAGGGGAGGCTGTGGATGCGTCCGTCACGACGACCATCGTCCGCCGCGTCCTCCGCGGCTGCGACGAGGAGTTCGCCGACTGGATTCAGACCGGGCTCGGACTCGCCCGGCTGTTCCCCGGGTTCCTCGGCGGCGGGTGGCTCAAGGAGAGCAGCACCTCCGATGTCTGCGTGATCGTCCTGAAGTTCGAAACCCAAGCCGCACTCGACAACTGGTTGACGTCCTCGCTGCGGAACGGGTGGCTCAGGACCGGTGGCAACATCGCGGTCGAGGCGCCGGACGAGCCGGCGTCGAACGTGGAGAGCCTGTTCGAGCGTCCCCGGATCTGACGCACCGTCAGGCGGACTCCCCGGGGATCGGGGCGCCCGACGGCATTCCCTCCCCCAGATAGGTCTGATAGAAGGGCCGCCAGTCCGCGGACGCATCGCGGCGGTGACCGGGAGTGTCCGCACCGTCGAGGTGCCGGTCGAGGTCGGCGAGACAGACACTCCACCCGGCGGCGTTCCTGGCAGCCGTGTTGCGGACCTCGAGAACGTTCACCAGCGTCAGTGCGCATCCCTCCGCGGTCGGCTCGACCTCGAAGTGGATCTCGTCCCCACCCCAGGTGAACGCCAGGGTGTAGGGCGCGCCGTAGACGAGGACCGTCCCCGTCTCGGGGTCGCTGTGCGGTTCCGGGAAGAATTCGATGTCGCCGCCGGCATAGGTGTCCAGGCGGACCCGGGACGGAAACCAGCGCTCGAGCTCGTCCGGCTCGGACACGGCCTCCCACAGCCGCTGGACGGCGAACGGGTACGTGCACCGGAACCGCACGGCGGGACGACCCTTGAACTCGAAATACCTTCCGTGAATCACCGGCCCACTCCTCGCTGTCGCACCTGACGACAGCTTGACACGGGAGACCGGCGTGCACACCGAAGTTGGCGGACATTTCCGAGCGCCACCCTCCTCCCGTCCTTGTCGGACAACTCCCCTACGGTGGCGGTGTGACGTCGCCTTGGTCGGAGGGACAGGTCGCATCGGTCGCCCCCGATGCCGGCTCGCTCGCTGCCGCCGCAAAGCTGTCGGCCGCGTGGTCGCAGACGGGCAGCAACGGCCACGCACTCTGGGGTCTGTGCCAGGGCAGCGGCAAGAGCCCCTACCGGTCGGTCGTCGACCTCTCCGGGCCTGCCTACAACTGCTCGTGTCCGAGCCGGAAATTTCCCTGCAAGCATGCGCTCGGCCTGCTGCTGATCTGGTCGCAGGGCAGGGTCCCGGAGCAGAGCGAGCCCCCGTCGTTCGCGAACGACTGGCTCGGCCTGCGGGCCGGGCGGGCGGCCGCAGCGCGTACTGCGCCGCCGGCCACGACGTCCGCCGGCGCGAAGTCCGCGGAACGCCGGGCCGAGCGGGTGGCGGCGGGACTCGACGAACTCGACCTGTGGCTCACCGATCAGATCCGGGGCGGACTCGGCGCGGCCGACATCTCGGCCTCCGCGTTCGACGCCGTCGCGGCCCGGATGGTCGACGCGCAGGCGCCCGGAATCGCGTCCGCCCTGCGCCGCCTCCCGATCGTCGTGGCCACCCGGGCCGACTGGCCCGGCCGATTGCTCCGCGAATACGCCAGGCTGCACCTTCTCGTCGTCGCCCATCGGCGCCTGAGCGAGCTGCCGGAACCGTTGCAGGCGACGGTGCGCTCGCACGTCGGCTATCCGGTGGCCACCGACAGCGTGCGCGGCGAGCCGGGAATCCGCGACCGGTGGATGGTCCTGGGCATGCAGACCACCGAGGAGAAGCGCCTCTTCACCCGCAAGGTGTGGTTGCTCGGCCGTGACCACGGTCGCCGCGCGATCCTCCTGGACTTCGCGCACGGCTCCGCCCACTTCCCGACGGTGATCCCGCCGCTCGGCTCGCTCGTCGACGCCACCCTGCACTTCTACCCGGGCGCCGCGCCGCTGCGCGCCCAGTTCGGCGACACCCACGAGGCGCCCGAACCGTTCACCACGGTCGCACCGGGCGACATCGACACCGCACTCGACGACTTCGCCGCTGCGGTCGGCGCCGACCCGTGGATCCGCTCGTGGCCCGCCCTGCTCACCGGTGTCACCCCGGCATTCGACGGCGGGCACTGGTTCGTCGTCGACGCGCAGGGACGCGCGCTGCCGCTGTCCGGCGAGGACCCGGTCCTGTGGCGGCTGCTCGGAATGTCCGGGGGCAGTCCCGTCACCGTGTTCGGGGAGTGGACCAGCGACTCCCTCGTTCCCGTGTCGGTGTTCGATCGCGGCGACGTGTACCCGCTCGTGGCCGGCACACCGTCGACCGCGACGGCGAGGAGCCGGCGATGAGCGAACTCCTGTCCGCCGCCCTGCTCGGCACGGCACGATCGGCCCCCTCGTTCGAGGGTCTGGCCACCGGCGCACTGGCACAGTCGGTCGGCGGTGACCCGGCGGAGACCTTGCTCGGCGCCGCGGCGCTCGAAAACGCGTACCGCGACGGCGGCGTCGCCGCCTCCACCCGCGTGCTGCCGGCGCCCGCCGAGGACGATCCGCGGGTGCAGTTGCCGCCCGCGTCCGCCGCGCACCTGATGCAGTTGCTCGCCGCCAAGTCGTGGACGCTCACCGAGTGGTTCGCGGTGGTCGCCGAGCGGGGTTACCGCGCGCCGGACCACCTCGTCGCCGACCTGATGGCGGTGGCGCGCACGAACGACACCCACCGCGAGAGCATCCTGCGACTGGCGGGCCCCCGCGGTCAGTGGCTCGCCGCGCAGAACCCGGACTGGTCGATGCTGATCCGTCGGTCCGACCGCACCGACGTGTGGACGCACGGCGCGCACCAGGAACGACTGCTGTGGCTCACGACGATGCGGGCGGTGAACCCGGCGATCGCGATGGCCGAACTGCGCCGCACCTGGGATGCCGAACGCGGCGAGCACCGGGCGGCGTTCATCGCGGTCCTGGGGACGGGGCTCGGCGACGCGGACGCCGGCCTGCTCGAACACGCACTCGACGACCGGCGGAAAGAGGTGCGTCAGCAGGCGGTCCAGTTGCTGCGGCAGCTGCCCAACTCCGCGTACGCCGAGCGGATGGCCGCCCGTGCCCGCGCGTGGGTGCGGGTGGAGGCAAAGCCGCTGCGCACCCGTCTCGTGGTGAACATGCCCGGTTCCCTGGATGATTCGGCCCGTCGCGACGGAATCGAGGACGTCCACTTCAAGAACAAGGGCATCCGCAGCTGGTGGTTGCGGATGGTGGTCACCGCCGCCCCGTTGTCGGTGTGGGAAGGCATGATCGGCTCGGCCTCCAGCGCGTTGGAGATCCGGATCGAAGACCAGTGGCGGGAGGTGATGACGGAGGCGTGGACCAACGCCACCGTGCTCCAGCGCAATCCGCGCTGGGCGTCCGCCCTGCTGCACCGGGAGGGGCGGAAGACCGAACGTCGCGTGGTGCCGATCGTTCCCGCCCGCGAACGGCTCGCCTATATCCTGTCGGGCCACGCCGACAGCTACCTGCTGGGCGTGGACGGCGCCGCACTGTTCGAGGGGCTGCCCCACCCGTGGCCGCTCGACCTCGCCGCGCGGGTGATCGCCCGCCTCGAGGACGTGGCCGGGCGGCACGCCGAGACCGGCAAGGACCTCGGGCAGTTCTCCCGGCACAGCCACTACTCCACCCTCCGGAGCGCGGAGACGCATTTCCCGTTCACCGCGGCGCCGCTGTTCCGGGCGGCCGCCGAACGCACCCGCGACCCGGGCTGGCAGCAGGCGTTCGCCTCTGTCGCCGCCAACATCGACCATCGCAGAACAGTCCTGAAGGAGCTCGAGTGACCGAGATCGCGGCCGGCCCGGCCGACCTGCTACGACCCCACGCCGAGCAGGCCTACGCCGACGAACTCGCCGCCCTCGCCGCGCAGGACACCCGGCCCCGGCCACCGTCGTGGAAGTTGTCCCCGTGGGCGGTCGTGACGTACCTGCTCGGCGGCGAACTCGACGACGGCACCGCCATCACTCCCAAGTACGTCGGTCCCCGGCGGCTGATCGAGGTCGCCGTCGCGACGCTCGCCACCGACCGTGCGCTGCTTCTGCTCGGTGTGCCCGGAACCGCCAAGACGTGGGTGTCCGAACACCTGTCGGCGGCGGTGTCCGGCGAGTCGACCCTGCTCGTCCAGGGAACGTCGGGCACCCCGGAGGAGGCCATCCGATACGGCTGGAACTACGCGAGACTCCTCGCCGAGGGCCCGACCGCGGGCGCACTCGTTCCGTCCCCGGTCATGACGGCCATGCAAGGTGGACGGATCGCGCGGGTCGAGGAACTGACCCGCATTCCCGCCGACGTGCAGGACGCGCTCATCACCGTGCTGTCGGAGAAGACGCTGCCGATCCCCGAACTGGGCACCGAGGTGCAGGCCGCCCGGGGTTTCAACCTGATCGCCACCGCCAACGACCGCGACCGCGGCGTCAACGAACTGTCCTCCGCGCTGCGAAGGCGTTTCAACACGGTCGTCCTGCCCCTGCCCGCCAGCGAGGAGGACGAGGTCGCCATCGTCGCGCGGCGGGTCGAGGAACTCGGGTCCTCGCTGGAACTGCCGGAGGTCCCCGCGACGGACGACGAGATCCGGCGTGTGGTCACCGTGTTCCGGGAATTGCGGTCCGGCGCCACCGGCGACGGCCGCACCAAGCTGAAGTCGCCGTCCGGAACCTTGTCGACGGCGGAGGCGATCTCCGTCGTCACCAACGGACTCGCCCTCGCCGCGCACTTCGGGGACGGCGTGCTCCGTCCCTCCGACGTCGCCGCAGGCATCCTCGGATCCGTACTGAAGGATCCGGTGGCCGACCGGGTGGTGTGGACGGAATACCTCGAGGCCGTGGTCCGCGAACGGGAGGGCTGGGCCGACTTCTACCGGGCGTG from Rhodococcus opacus B4 encodes:
- a CDS encoding lipase family protein codes for the protein MNLFRAVVLMTLSTCAAAYVCAHPPRAAAQPLGPESILPSPILDDDFFGWPPNVADFEAGEIIRSREVTLRAMPNPLVPHRAHQIMVRSNDSKDRPVPVTATVLVPAAEWTAPGPRPVVDYNMPIDSLGARCTPSYKMVHDWQTLDLDIPPVLSLFLAKNYAVLVPDHQGPRMAYSAGRMAGHAVLDSIRGMRQLPGLGLSDSPVLATGYSGGAIATGWAAQLQPTYAPDVALAGAAAGGTPADFGLLRRTMNGQIGSGLYLSAVLGLAREYPEMLMLANPLGVALATSPLKDQCILALAPAGVASLPAELFAAVPDPFGTPTARAVVAENRMGALTPAAPVLLYHGSSRVFLGDEWIPEEGVITLQQEWCRGGADVTYAPQFGEHLTAAVLALPEMVHWIDDRLAGVPAPAGCR
- a CDS encoding SRPBCC family protein produces the protein MIHGRYFEFKGRPAVRFRCTYPFAVQRLWEAVSEPDELERWFPSRVRLDTYAGGDIEFFPEPHSDPETGTVLVYGAPYTLAFTWGGDEIHFEVEPTAEGCALTLVNVLEVRNTAARNAAGWSVCLADLDRHLDGADTPGHRRDASADWRPFYQTYLGEGMPSGAPIPGESA
- a CDS encoding GNAT family N-acetyltransferase yields the protein MLIRRENAGDVDAVAEVHRQAFDGNAPVEVELVTRLRSSDDWIPQLALVAEIDGTVVGHVCLTRATVDATDVLALGPIGVLPGHQRDGVGSALMHAVLGGADARDEPLVALLGHLDYYPRFGFVSGTSVGIEPDQPSWSSHFQVRRLACWDPAVTGTFRYATPFYDL
- a CDS encoding DUF5691 domain-containing protein; amino-acid sequence: MSELLSAALLGTARSAPSFEGLATGALAQSVGGDPAETLLGAAALENAYRDGGVAASTRVLPAPAEDDPRVQLPPASAAHLMQLLAAKSWTLTEWFAVVAERGYRAPDHLVADLMAVARTNDTHRESILRLAGPRGQWLAAQNPDWSMLIRRSDRTDVWTHGAHQERLLWLTTMRAVNPAIAMAELRRTWDAERGEHRAAFIAVLGTGLGDADAGLLEHALDDRRKEVRQQAVQLLRQLPNSAYAERMAARARAWVRVEAKPLRTRLVVNMPGSLDDSARRDGIEDVHFKNKGIRSWWLRMVVTAAPLSVWEGMIGSASSALEIRIEDQWREVMTEAWTNATVLQRNPRWASALLHREGRKTERRVVPIVPARERLAYILSGHADSYLLGVDGAALFEGLPHPWPLDLAARVIARLEDVAGRHAETGKDLGQFSRHSHYSTLRSAETHFPFTAAPLFRAAAERTRDPGWQQAFASVAANIDHRRTVLKELE
- a CDS encoding ATP-binding protein, encoding MTEIAAGPADLLRPHAEQAYADELAALAAQDTRPRPPSWKLSPWAVVTYLLGGELDDGTAITPKYVGPRRLIEVAVATLATDRALLLLGVPGTAKTWVSEHLSAAVSGESTLLVQGTSGTPEEAIRYGWNYARLLAEGPTAGALVPSPVMTAMQGGRIARVEELTRIPADVQDALITVLSEKTLPIPELGTEVQAARGFNLIATANDRDRGVNELSSALRRRFNTVVLPLPASEEDEVAIVARRVEELGSSLELPEVPATDDEIRRVVTVFRELRSGATGDGRTKLKSPSGTLSTAEAISVVTNGLALAAHFGDGVLRPSDVAAGILGSVLKDPVADRVVWTEYLEAVVREREGWADFYRACREVTG
- a CDS encoding antibiotic biosynthesis monooxygenase; the protein is MENAAEDARAGEAVDASVTTTIVRRVLRGCDEEFADWIQTGLGLARLFPGFLGGGWLKESSTSDVCVIVLKFETQAALDNWLTSSLRNGWLRTGGNIAVEAPDEPASNVESLFERPRI
- a CDS encoding SWIM zinc finger family protein — encoded protein: MTSPWSEGQVASVAPDAGSLAAAAKLSAAWSQTGSNGHALWGLCQGSGKSPYRSVVDLSGPAYNCSCPSRKFPCKHALGLLLIWSQGRVPEQSEPPSFANDWLGLRAGRAAAARTAPPATTSAGAKSAERRAERVAAGLDELDLWLTDQIRGGLGAADISASAFDAVAARMVDAQAPGIASALRRLPIVVATRADWPGRLLREYARLHLLVVAHRRLSELPEPLQATVRSHVGYPVATDSVRGEPGIRDRWMVLGMQTTEEKRLFTRKVWLLGRDHGRRAILLDFAHGSAHFPTVIPPLGSLVDATLHFYPGAAPLRAQFGDTHEAPEPFTTVAPGDIDTALDDFAAAVGADPWIRSWPALLTGVTPAFDGGHWFVVDAQGRALPLSGEDPVLWRLLGMSGGSPVTVFGEWTSDSLVPVSVFDRGDVYPLVAGTPSTATARSRR
- a CDS encoding patatin-like phospholipase family protein; translation: MTTAFVLSGGASLGAIEVGMLQTLIGRGIRPDLIVGTSVGALNGAWLAGGSSDADLRELADLWRGLTRSAVFPAGLLTGFTGFVGLRNHLVSNRAIRKLLAQHLRFERMEDAPIPLHVIAVDVLTGKDVRLSTGPAVDAVTASASLPGILPPVVIDGRALMDGGVVNNTPISHAIELGATTVWVLPTGYACTLSTVPGSALGMGLLGVTLAINQRLALDIERYESVADIRVVPPLCPLDTSPADFGDADELITRAREQTAKWLDEARAAGVGQADLLLPHVHG
- a CDS encoding MarR family winged helix-turn-helix transcriptional regulator, which gives rise to MRVVDAKVVGYSCGVQHNEVEPEETPASGVVAVHDELVRLVRQLVAGDRPPVGSPTFAQHSLLSFVARNPGCRATQISDAFGVHRSTVSRQLRGCIDEGWVHAEPGPLRSGHPLSLTDGGVAVLAGADARRVEEVRDRVASWSDGEIAAFARHLRKFRQGGDTDGSIGDDARA
- a CDS encoding AMP-dependent synthetase/ligase produces the protein MREYTSAPTFTVSDHENAVLRVFAHAESYPDRVMYTRPETGGWVDVTAKDFGALVTGVAKGLIANGVRPGDRVALLSSTRFEWSLLDYAIWAAGAASVPIYDSSSHDQIRWIIEDSGAVAALVETPAHASSFEGDGIPYTLKRILTIDEDAVGTLIKDGLSIDDSEVFKRVVALTANDLASLVYTSGTTGRPKGCILTHRNFLSEVRSLLAAPIGDVARPGNRVLTFLPLAHVLARAVSLAMFEGGATQAHWSDFGTVTGEFARFRPNTILGVPRVFEKVRDGAARKAASGGGLQKRIFDFAEATAVAYSEAQDTGGAPLRLRLEHALADRLVYAKLRAALGGDCWWAISGGGALMPRLGHFFRGIGVPVYEGYGLTESTAAHCVNVPGAQQIGTVGRPLGGNSVRIAEDGEIELRGGVVFGGYWRNEHATREVLDDGWFRTGDLGDLDESGYLTITGRKKDLLITAGGKNVSPGPLEDRLRSHPLVSQAVVVGDARPFIGALLTVDPQEFGKWKAAHGKSSDATVADLRDDEELRGDLQDAVDDANTTVSHTESIKRFVVLDRDLTEADGELTATLKIKRPVVTERFAADIASLYRRG